The nucleotide sequence CTGAAGAAATGCGCAATTATTAATTTGAGTGGTCCCTGGACTTACTGAAAAGGGGCAGAAAATGTTTCTCTCCCAGGTGGAGGTTGCTGCTTTCGACACTTACTCACGTCCACTGTGAACAAAAGAATGTAGAATGCAGCAAGGTACTGCTCCTGGATGGCCGCGGACACCTCCTGGGCCGCCTGGCCACCATCGTGGCCAAACAGATCCTGCTGGGCcataaggtggtggtggtggtcagGTGCAAAGGTATCAACATCTCGGGCAACTTTTGCCGAAACAAGCTTAAGTACCTTTCGTTCTTGCACAAGAGGATGAATACTAACCCTTCTCGTGGCCCCTATCACTTCAGAGCACCAAGCCGAATCTTCTGGAGGACTGTAAGAGGTTTGTTGCCACACAAGACAAAGCGAGGTCAAGCTGCCCTGGACAGACTAAAGGTCTTTGATGGGATCCCGCCTCCATATGACAAGAGGAAACGCATGGTTGtgccagcagccctgaagattgtaCGTTTGAAGCCAACTCGAAAGTTTGCTCTTCTGGGTCGCCTTGCACATGAGGTTGGCTGGAAATACCAGGCCGTTACGGCCACTCTCGAAGAGAAGTGTAAAGAAAAGGCCAAGATTCACTATGAGAAAAAGAAGAAAGTTTTGAAACTGAAAAAAATTGCTGAGAAGAATGTTGAAAGCAAAATAGCCAAGTACACGGCTGTGCTAAAACAATATGGCGTTCTTGTTTAATATATTCAGTTAGAGGCAGTGATAATAAAAGCTGTTAGAAAGCAAGTGAATGTAAGCTGTGATTCCAATGTGCAGTGTCAGGATTTGAAGATTGGCATGGACTAGTTATCCTATACAAACCTGCTTGTATCGAATCTAAGTTTGTTCAAATTTTTGTGCAATAACAACTTTGATGTGTTGTTCTCTAAAATGCTTTTGGAGTGCAGATTTCAAATGGCCATGTGCAATGCAGCAAAAGGAATGCTGTCATTTAAATCCAGAATATTGTCTGAAATGTTAGCAGTTTATATAGGACAGTTTTTAAAAAATGACCAATATTTGTGGTTTTGTATCATTTTTTTGCAACCCTAGGTTACAATTGTTGACGTGCAGTATATTTGTTTCATAGATTCACTGACATTTAGAAATGTAGTATTGCACATATCTAAAATCCATAGACTGTATGCAGACTACAGAATTTATTCAAAAGGAAGGATGGCTCGATAATTTACATGGGACTTGTTATTTCTTGAGTTACAACGTTTTCTATTAAGCATTCTATAATATATCTCTGTATAACTTGAAATGTGAATTATTTTGATGCATCCATAATAAGTACAAAAATGCATTAATATTACAACGGTCATATAAGATGCCCCTCAGGTCTTTCAAGAAGTGTGAGCTAGTAGTCACGAAATTCCCAACACAGTGGCTCTTGCAAGGCCAAAATAGAATCTTTGGCACTATGTAGTCACATCGTAAAGATGATGTTGAGTCATCGAGCTAAAAACCTCATCTTGGCTTTGTGTATATACGAAACAGAAATAGTAACGGCATGTTTTACTTCTGTGCAATAAATGAACGTGGATTGGAAAAGGCTTTCATGTTAAGTCACGCATCTCATGCCTCCAAGATTGGTGATGCAGCGCTTTGATCTGTTCTATTCTGGAGCCCCATGAATTTAATTATTTATTCCTGGTCAACAGATAATTAGAGTCTTTTTTTGGTGGGGAGAAAGAGTTTTTAAAAATGATTTGTTcctgtgatgtgggcatcgctggcaaggccagcagttatcggccatccctaattgcctttgagaaagtggTGATGAGCCGCCACCTTCAACcgctgtagtcagtgtggtgaaggtactcccacagtgctgttagggagggagttccaggatcttgacccagtgatgatgaaggaacagcgatatacttccaagtcaggatggtgtgacttggaggagaacttgcaggtggtggtgttcccatgcgcctgctgcccttgtccttctcggtggtagagattgtgggtttCAGAGGTGCTGATTGTTGTATTCTATGCATTATTTATTTTGTAGTCCTGACCACATGAAATACCATAAATGTAATTTTAAAATTCAACTTTTGTAATGACCTGTGTTTGCATCTGTTTCAGGTCTTATCCTGGATACATCCAGACAATCAAGCTGTGATTGTTCGTTGTAGTCAGCCACTGGTTGGCATGAGTGGGAAACGCAGCAAAGATGATGAAAAGTATCTTGATATTATTAGAGAGTCCAATGGGCAGACCCAGAAGTTGACCATCTTTGATGCAAGACCAAGTGTTAATGCAGTAGCCAATAAGGTGTGTAAGAGCAGAGACATAGTGTACTTTCAGGTAAGATAGTACAGTGGTTAGGGTAGTAGACTAGTAACTCAGAAGCTGTAACAtttaatagtgtcagctgtggcttagtgcctgacacaagactcccaaagcaatcgctctgctcggaactcctacacggcaagcgagccccaggtgggcagaggaaatgtttcaaggacaccctcaaagcctccttgatcaaatgCAACATGCCCACcatcatctgggagtccctggccaaagactgccctaagtggaggaagagcatccgggagggcgctgagtacctcgagtctcgtctcagagagcatgcagaaagcaaacaggcagcggaaggagtgtgcagcacaccagactccccacccaccctttccttcaacgactgtctgtcccacctgtgacagagactgtaattcccatattggactgttccgtcacctaagaactcacttttagagtggaagcaagtcttcctcgatttcgagggactgcctgtgataagtgggtagcaccctcacctctgagtcagatggttgtgggttcaactcccactccaggaacttgagcacataaatctaggctgacactccagtgcagtgctgagtgagtgctgcactgtccaaggtgccgtcttttggttgagatgttTTAACTGagacgtctgctctcaggtggatgtaaaagatcctatggcactatttttgaagaagagcaggggagttatccccagtgccctagccaatatttatcccccactgTCCCtaaccaacatttatccttcaatcaacataaaacacagattatctgatcattgtcacattgttttttgtgggagcttgctgtgcacaagttggctgccgtgtttcccacattacaacagtgactacactccaaaagtacttcattggctgtaaagcgcttgaggtggttgtgaaaggcgctatataaatgcaagtcttttttcttttttcatTTAATAACTCTTTAATCTTCAGAATCTGACCTACACGTAACTAGTCCACATTACGTGGTAGTGCACACAATCTGAATGCCCTCTGCAATGACCTAGCAAGATGCTTAGTTGTCCAGTCACTAAAAGAAAGCCCATCACCCTCTGGTCTGGGCCACTAGAGATGGGCATAAATGCAGTTTTGCCAGTGTTGCTGATATCCCAAGAAGAATTATTAAAAAGAAAATAATGACTCACTTAGGGATGTGTTTGAGTCATACTTGGATAGCTTTCTGCTCTGCGTTCCTTGAGCTGCCCGCAGCGAGATCCCTGATTTTTGTTGATTACTGGGTCACATTGTGCGACTGCATGAGAAATCTGTTGCACTCTAGCTTCCTCTGCTtcatccttgaaacattttctaccCATCCCTTCTTTGCATTCTCTACTAATCTATTAATCACTTCCCTAACGTTACAAAAGAATACGGTAGAGTTGTAGCAGGGACAGCAGTGTCTGTCTGCCAACTAGATGGTTATCTGTCTGAATCCCAATACTGCTTGACGACCACCCTAGCCCGTATTTTAGGATTGGGTTGCGCCAATGGCGGGCGCTGTACTGCACTCTGAGGGGACCGACCGGCATGACTGACTCGCTCCATTGCCAGGCCATTTCCGACAAGACCAGTATTGTTTGAAATCGACCAGTGTCCCAGTCTGAAATTGAAGATAATTGTTTAAAATGCATGAAAAAGTAGCAGTATAAAAGATAGGAAAGGATTAAAGTCCGATAAAGTGAACAAAAATTAAGAAAGTATTGAAATGGAAAAGAAAAAGTAACTGTCTCTCACGGGGTCAATATTTCATTTGGGCCACATGTTTGATGGAGATGTAAATTTGTCAAATTGAAACCTTTTTTATTGTAACTAATGAAACACTTTAATAACATTGTATATTACAATACCTGTACTCAAGTGTattagttatcatcatcataggcagtccctcgaacgaggatgacttgcttccacatgagttcacagatgtttcaatgaagaacccgatgttccagtcctgaaatccaattgaaggggtggaagctgcctgtgcgtggatttttttaacgtgatgaCCGTttgacatcagccaccacacgggcttgacagagctaggcctttatccagtggcaagggttaaccaggacgactggagacctgctctgctgcacggacctagtgagcgcacatatcgcagtgtgaactgcccctgggcccttggctcttctgagccccataacttcatttgccgctcctccgccacgatctctcaccacgacAACgcccaccgctcctccgccacggcgGCGCCCGCCACGATGACGTCCGCCGCTCCTCcaatgtaccagggccccgccggtattcctgtccatgctccaaacagcgacctgggttttgatgacgtcacccagtcgcccatctcaatatCGTTGCACACTTGTATCAGCTTATGCTGGAAGTTGTAGGGGcatgctcttttatagcccgacctgcagagGTGTGTTCTCTCAGGTCGGGGGGCCACAATGCTCCCGGGCCTGCCTCTCCAGCTCTTTTATAtcccccgacctgcggagatgttctctcgcaggtcggggggccacgatgcTCCAGATCTTGTATTAGTTATCAGTCCACATGTTGATTgcattaaatagaaacatagaaaataggtgcgggagtaggctattcggcccttcgagcctgcaccgccattcaataagatcatggctgatcattccttcagtacccctttcctgctttctctccataccccttgatccccttaaacgtaagggccatatctaagtccctcttgaatatattcaggaactgtcatcaacaactctctgcggcagggaattccacaggttaacagctctgagtgaagaaatttctcctcatctcagtcttaaatggcctacaccttatcgtaagactatgtcccctggttctggtcttccccaacatcggaaacattcttcccgcatctaacctgtgcagtcccgtcagaatcttatatgtttctatgagatcccctctcatccttctaaactccagtgaataaaggcccagttgatccagtctctactcatatgacagcccagccatcccgggaatcagtctggtgaaccttcgctgcactccctcaagagcaagaacgcccttcctcagactaggagaccaaaactgaacacaata is from Pristiophorus japonicus isolate sPriJap1 chromosome 6, sPriJap1.hap1, whole genome shotgun sequence and encodes:
- the LOC139265143 gene encoding large ribosomal subunit protein uL13-like; the protein is MNTNPSRGPYHFRAPSRIFWRTVRGLLPHKTKRGQAALDRLKVFDGIPPPYDKRKRMVVPAALKIVRLKPTRKFALLGRLAHEVGWKYQAVTATLEEKCKEKAKIHYEKKKKVLKLKKIAEKNVESKIAKYTAVLKQYGVLV